The nucleotide sequence GCCAAAGAACTAGCAACACGCGGCATCACAGTAAACGCCGTCGCGCCAGGCTTCATCACAACAGATATGACAGATGAGCTTGCCGAAGAAACACGCGAAGCACTACTAAGCCAAATTCCACTTGCACGTCTCGGCCAGCCTGAAGACATCGCAAATGTCGTTCGCTTCCTAGCATCAGACGACAGCGCCTACATCACAGGCCAAACCCTACATGTGGATGGCGGAATGGTGATGTAAGAAAAGCGGAGGCGGGCCGCTTAGAAATATTGTTCACTGGAACCTTCACACATAGAGGCGTTTTTTGCCTCGGAGTGGGAAGGTGAAGTGATACAAATTTCTGCCCGCCGCAGCTGGATCAAAGAAAAGCGGAGGCGCCTTGGTTAGGGGCGACAAGCATAAGGCAGAATGTGGAGGGGACCGATTTATGTCCCTGCAACAGGCTGACTTATGACCTCGAGCCCCTAGGCGCCGCAGCTGGATCAAAGGAACGCTGGCTAAGAACGTCACGTCCTGTGACAACGCCTGCACTAGCACGTCCTGTGCATTGAAGTTTAACTAACCAATACTGTGGTAGAAATCACCATATGATGTTGGGGAGTTCACTTAATAAAATTTCTCCTAGTTTTTTTTGGAGCAATCACCTATAATGACTTGAGGGGAGGTGAACAACGATGGCAGATGTACTAGAACGCGTAACGAAAATCATCGTTGACCGTCTTGGTGTTGACGAGAGCGAGGTTACTCTTGAAGCGTCTTTTAAAGATGATTTAGGCGCTGATTCCCTAGACGTAGTTGAGTTAGTAATGGAGCTTGAAGATGAGTTCGACATGGAAATCTCTGATGAAGATGCTGAGAAAATCGGTACTGTTGGAGACGCAGTTAACTACATAAAAGCTCAGCAATAATCAAAGATATGAAGTCCCGCGGAACTATTCTGCGGGGCTTTCTCACCTTTACACACTACAAAAAATACATTCATTTTATGACCCACTGTTTGAATTTGGAGGTAAGTATGTCTAAGTCGTACAAGAGAAAGCGGACCAATGGTAAAGTGAAAGTGGATTTTCAGCCTTTATTGAAACAGCTTGGTGTACCATTTGAAGATGAACATTTATTAAAGCAGGCTTTTACCCATTCATCCTATGTGAATGAGCATCGCGCAAGACCGTTTGAAGACAACGAACGGTTAGAATTTTTAGGGGACGCAGTTTTAGAGTTAACGGTTTCACAATATTTGTTTAAACAATTTCCGAATATGAGTGAAGGCGAATTAACAAAGCTCCGGGCGGCGATTGTTTGTGAAGGCTCATTAGTTGAGTTTGCAAACGAGCTGTCCTTCGCGCCGTACGTTCTTCTCGGTAAGGGAGAAGAAATGACAGGTGGAAGAACCCGTCCTGCACTTTTGGCAGACGTGTTTGAGGCATTTATTGGCGCCCTCTATTTGGACCAAGGAATTGAAACGGTGAACGAATTATTAAAGAAAGTCGTTTACCCAAGAATTAGCGAAGGTGCTTTTTCTCATGTGATGGATTATAAAAGCCAACTACAAGAAGTGGTACAGCGTGATGGTCAGCATGCGGTTGAATATAAAATCGTTGAAGAAAAAGGACCTGCGCACAATCGCGAGTTTGTTTCAGAAGTATTAATTGACGGTACCGTGCATGGAGTCGGGATCGGCAAGTCTAAAAA is from Bacillus tianshenii and encodes:
- a CDS encoding acyl carrier protein encodes the protein MADVLERVTKIIVDRLGVDESEVTLEASFKDDLGADSLDVVELVMELEDEFDMEISDEDAEKIGTVGDAVNYIKAQQ
- the rnc gene encoding ribonuclease III; translation: MSKSYKRKRTNGKVKVDFQPLLKQLGVPFEDEHLLKQAFTHSSYVNEHRARPFEDNERLEFLGDAVLELTVSQYLFKQFPNMSEGELTKLRAAIVCEGSLVEFANELSFAPYVLLGKGEEMTGGRTRPALLADVFEAFIGALYLDQGIETVNELLKKVVYPRISEGAFSHVMDYKSQLQEVVQRDGQHAVEYKIVEEKGPAHNREFVSEVLIDGTVHGVGIGKSKKDAEQKAAQQALMKLKKK